Proteins from a genomic interval of Zingiber officinale cultivar Zhangliang chromosome 1B, Zo_v1.1, whole genome shotgun sequence:
- the LOC122015185 gene encoding VAN3-binding protein-like codes for MEKPSHHPLRHHRASTTRLEDIEEERPASSLPLALRPPETPTEAMEFLARSWSLSALEVSKALTLFESKKPPSDSSAARREVNPVAEITVASAGEVSAISPPISPRDNIELKLHRGSPRGKTMGAWLKDQREKRRAEARTRKAQAYAATSVAGVAAAVAAVVATAVFSQEGSKANGGSQITAAIASAAALVASHCVEMAQTMGATQAQIMTVIHSAVGAQSSGDVMALTAGAATALRGAATLRARLCTEIQSAAAATGEKELDKCLLPLTFVARGGQLVKRTRKGILHWKQVSVYTNSKWEVVVKTKSTHMAGTFIKKKKSIVIDVCSNIPAWPGREVEDGSNQRAYFGIRTPDRLIEFECRKCDKKIWTEGIRQMLECHASMNIVKPM; via the exons ATGGAGAAGCCTTCGCATCATCCTCTTCGCCATCACCGCGCGTCGACGACGCGGCTGGAGGACATCGAGGAAGAGCGCCCGGCGAGCAGCCTCCCCCTGGCGCTgcggccgccggagacgcccACGGAGGCGATGGAGTTCCTCGCGCGCTCCTGGAGCCTCTCTGCTCTTGAGGTCTCCAAAGCGCTGACTCTGTTCGAGTCCAAGAAACCACCTTCGGATTCGTCCGCCGCCAGGAGAGAAGTG AATCCAGTGGCAGAGATCACAGTTGCCAGTGCCGGTGAGGTGTCCGCGATTAGTCCGCCCATTTCGCCAAGAGACAACATCGAACTCAAG TTGCACAGAGGCTCGCCGAGAGGGAAGACGATGGGCGCATGGCTCAAGGACCAGAGGGAGAAGCGAAGGGCCGAGGCTCGAACTCGCAAAGCCCAAGCCTACGCCGCCACCTCCGTCGCCGGAGTCGCGGCTGCCGTCGCAGCTGTCGTCGCCACCGCCGTCTTCTCTCAGGAAGGATCCAAAGCCAACGGTGGCAGCCAGATCACCGCTGCCATTGCCTCGGCCGCGGCGCTGGTGGCGTCGCACTGCGTGGAGATGGCGCAGACGATGGGCGCGACTCAGGCGCAGATCATGACGGTCATCCACTCGGCGGTTGGGGCGCAGAGCAGCGGAGACGTGATGGCACTCACAGCCGGAGCTGCGACCG CCTTACGAGGAGCAGCAACGTTGAGGGCGAGGCTTTGTACAGAGATTCAAAGTGCAGCAGCAGCAACAGGGGAGAAGGAATTAGACAAGTGCCTCCTTCCCTTGACTTTTGTTGCTAGAGGAGGGCAGCTCGTTAAACGCACTAGAAAAG GAATTCTTCACTGGAAGCAAGTTTCAGTATATACAAACTCCAAATGGGAG GTGGTGGTGAAAACAAAGAGTACACACATGGCTGGGACCttcatcaagaagaagaaga GTATTGTGATTGATGTTTGCTCCAACATACCTGCATGGCCTGGAAGAGAAGTGGAAGATGGAAGCAATCAGAGGGCCTATTTTGGGATCAGAACTCCAGATAGGTTAATCGAATTCGAATGCAGAAAATGTGACAAAAAGATCTGGACTGAAGGTATCAGACAGATGCTCGAGTGCCATGCCAGCATGAACATAGTGAAACCAatgtaa
- the LOC121986379 gene encoding auxin-responsive protein IAA17-like isoform X1: MSPPLEHNYIGLSELQPSAAVATAGDGVLNLKETELRLGPPGSESPDRKDFVGGLTTPGLLSKPFVPGAKRGFSDAMNGAGKWGLIAGGIGFEVDAGKGCAFFSSMGEKGGGKLPGLGNAAKDTVSKAVALEKKDAIQVENSAGSERGVAPAAKAQVVGWPPIRSYRKNSMATNPSKNKEDTEGKQGLGCLYVKVSMDGAPYLRKVDLKLYSNYKEFSSALEQMFSGFTIGQYDSHAVPGQDGLTESKLTDILSESEYVLTYEDKDGDWMLVGDVPWEMFSGSCRRLRIMKGSDAIGLAPRPYEKCKN; the protein is encoded by the exons ATGTCACCGCCTCTTGAGCATAACTACATAGGCCTTTCGGAACTCCAGCCATCCGCGGCGGTAGCCACCGCGGGGGATGGGGTCCTCAACTTGAAGGAGACGGAGCTGAGGTTGGGTCCGCCCGGGTCCGAGTCCCCCGACCGGAAGGACTTTGTCGGAGGTCTCACCACCCCGGGACTCCTCTCCAAGCCCTTCGTACCCGGCGCCAAGCGAGGGTTCTCCGACGCCATGAACGGGGCCGGGAAGTGGGGACTTATCGCAGGCGGGATCGGATTCGAGGTGGATGCTGGAAAAGGATGCGCCTTCTTCTCCTCCATGGGGGAGAAAGGAGGCGGAAAGCTGCCCGGACTGGGGAATGCGGCCAAGGACACGGTGTCGAAGGCGGTGGCGCTGGAGAAGAAGGACGCCATCCAGGTTGAGAATTCCGCTGGAAGTGAGCGTGGCGTCGCCCCCGCTGCAAA GGCACAGGTTGTAGGTTGGCCACCAATACGTAGTTACCGAAAGAACAGTATGGCTACAAATCCATCAAAGAACAAAGAAGATACTGAAGGAAAACAAGGCTTGGGATGCCTTTACGTGAAGGTTAGCATGGATGGAGCACCATACCTTAGGAAAGTTGATCTGAAACTGTATAGCAACTATAAGGAATTTTCATCAGCACTTGAGCAGATGTTTAGTGGCTTCACCATCG GCCAATATGATTCTCATGCGGTACCAGGACAAGATGGATTAACTGAGAGCAAGTTGACTGATATTTTGAGTGAATCGGAATATGTCCTCACATATGAGGACAAAGATGGTGATTGGATGCTTGTTGGGGATGTGCCATGGGA GATGTTCTCTGGCTCTTGCAGAAGGTTGAGGATAATGAAGGGTTCAGATGCAATTGGACTTG CTCCAAGGCCATATGAGAAATGCAAGAACTAA
- the LOC121986379 gene encoding auxin-responsive protein IAA17-like isoform X2, with protein MSPPLEHNYIGLSELQPSAAVATAGDGVLNLKETELRLGPPGSESPDRKDFVGGLTTPGLLSKPFVPGAKRGFSDAMNGAGKWGLIAGGIGFEVDAGKGCAFFSSMGEKGGGKLPGLGNAAKDTVSKAVALEKKDAIQVENSAGSERGVAPAAKAQVVGWPPIRSYRKNSMATNPSKNKEDTEGKQGLGCLYVKVSMDGAPYLRKVDLKLYSNYKEFSSALEQMFSGFTIGQYDSHAVPGQDGLTESKLTDILSESEYVLTYEDKDGDWMLVGDVPWEMFSGSCRRLRIMKGSDAIGLGEHKFSKAI; from the exons ATGTCACCGCCTCTTGAGCATAACTACATAGGCCTTTCGGAACTCCAGCCATCCGCGGCGGTAGCCACCGCGGGGGATGGGGTCCTCAACTTGAAGGAGACGGAGCTGAGGTTGGGTCCGCCCGGGTCCGAGTCCCCCGACCGGAAGGACTTTGTCGGAGGTCTCACCACCCCGGGACTCCTCTCCAAGCCCTTCGTACCCGGCGCCAAGCGAGGGTTCTCCGACGCCATGAACGGGGCCGGGAAGTGGGGACTTATCGCAGGCGGGATCGGATTCGAGGTGGATGCTGGAAAAGGATGCGCCTTCTTCTCCTCCATGGGGGAGAAAGGAGGCGGAAAGCTGCCCGGACTGGGGAATGCGGCCAAGGACACGGTGTCGAAGGCGGTGGCGCTGGAGAAGAAGGACGCCATCCAGGTTGAGAATTCCGCTGGAAGTGAGCGTGGCGTCGCCCCCGCTGCAAA GGCACAGGTTGTAGGTTGGCCACCAATACGTAGTTACCGAAAGAACAGTATGGCTACAAATCCATCAAAGAACAAAGAAGATACTGAAGGAAAACAAGGCTTGGGATGCCTTTACGTGAAGGTTAGCATGGATGGAGCACCATACCTTAGGAAAGTTGATCTGAAACTGTATAGCAACTATAAGGAATTTTCATCAGCACTTGAGCAGATGTTTAGTGGCTTCACCATCG GCCAATATGATTCTCATGCGGTACCAGGACAAGATGGATTAACTGAGAGCAAGTTGACTGATATTTTGAGTGAATCGGAATATGTCCTCACATATGAGGACAAAGATGGTGATTGGATGCTTGTTGGGGATGTGCCATGGGA GATGTTCTCTGGCTCTTGCAGAAGGTTGAGGATAATGAAGGGTTCAGATGCAATTGGACTTGGTGAGCATAAATT CTCCAAGGCCATATGA